In Onychomys torridus unplaced genomic scaffold, mOncTor1.1, whole genome shotgun sequence, a genomic segment contains:
- the LOC118576055 gene encoding olfactory receptor 14A2-like, with protein sequence MTNVTAITGFILMGFSDIQELQTLCGVLFLVMYVAAVISNLIIIILITIDLQLQTPMYFFLKNLSLLDTFFVSVPIPNFFVNSLTHNNSISILGCVFQVFLMSTFAAGEVFVLTAMSYDRYVAICNPLHYDVIMNEGTCVLMVSVSWATGALFGAIYTAGTFSMPFCGSNMIPQIFCDIPSLLRISCSKTLVVIYSSLGIGVCVGISCFICVAISYFYIFSTVLKIPTTKGQSKAFSTCIPHLTVFTVFIATACFIYVKLPSHVPSFTDRFFSVLYTVLPPVLNPVIYSLKNTDVKCALRRWQQNLCQCFSFH encoded by the coding sequence ATGACCAATGTCACTGCAATAACTGGATTCATCCTCATGGGGTTCTCTGACATCCAGGAGCTACAGACTTTATGTGGAGTGCTCTTCCTAGTGATGTACGTGGCAGCTGTAATAAGTAATCTCATCATCATCATTCTTATCACCATTGACCTGCAGCTTCAaacacccatgtacttcttcctgaaGAATTTGTCTTTGCTGGATACCTTTTTTGTGTCCGTTCCAATACCAAATTTCTTTGTCAATAGCCTAACTCACAACAATTCCATTTCCATTCTTGGTTGTGTCTTCCAGGTATTTTTAATGAGTACATTTGCAGCAGGAGAagtatttgtcctgactgccatgtcctatgaccgctatgttgCCATTTGCAATCCTCTGCACTATGATGTCATTATGAATGAGGGTACCTGTGTTCTTATGGTGAGTGTTTCCTGGGCGACTGGGGCACTCTTTGGAGCCATATATACAGCTGGCACATTTTCCATGCCCTTCTGTGGTTCCAACATGATCCCGCAAATTTTTTGTGATATCCCTTCATTGCTAAGGATTTCATGCTCCAAAACACTTGTGGTCATTTACTCAAGTCTTGGAATTGGTGTTTGTGTGGGCATATCTTGCTTTATCTGTGTGGCAATCTCttacttttacattttctccACTGTGCTTAAGATTCCTACTACTAAAGGTCAGTCCAAAGCATTTTCCACATGCATCCCCCACCTCACTGTTTTcactgttttcattgctactgccTGCTTCATCTATGTGAAGCTACCCTCCCATGTACCGTCATTTACagacaggtttttttctgtgCTCTACACTGTGCTACCTCCAGTACTTAATCCTGTGATCTACAGCCTGAAGAACACTGATGTCAAGTGTGCTCTGAGGAGGTGGCAGCAAAATCTCTGCcaatgtttttcatttcattaa